In Zea mays cultivar B73 chromosome 7, Zm-B73-REFERENCE-NAM-5.0, whole genome shotgun sequence, the following proteins share a genomic window:
- the LOC103634302 gene encoding uncharacterized protein yields MASSVAAMPHESASWRDPSRPTPSRGFFNILIPSPEAAAASSSSASEPTPRRRRQILDRWATAAAAVTASAPPAPADQRRRARDAELSELASATRPVAARAAVFREPSPAPSDASSTAAPAAPAAAAAATAAAVATPSELPPAGPRASSLIQRWRAIEAVGPATPRPGSAADPATPRPGSAADPASASDSDTGSPRGRVGCIVKKLSGASSLPEDELDDAAKSELSLSQSAPPSPAPTRDASQYPPYASGAINCPRPPQLVVRTVRGRRAMEELVAAIAHRRRREVAALAERHAVSRFAHKGRIQSMLRLRLLRQRGTVEDEPWSLLKPVRPHQQKHVGKLRYDSRDTDLQKANNSCQQNNSKCMPDEQLYNDRVPAEEKSNDISAEGLVDGSGNLQCDEQMKAKGDTCQKDCENFCVHSQHYSEASSFARYGEHSTIDENQFVEDISPSTTSTLHELETPSSRGDNLREEDNQSINGSWEERGLWISSLGWPAPIDTMSPDSWHQETMGDIENHNNPIQFNDRPWIESPNSWRSLCVVTQSDCHALSHNADICNLLERKKVSKSLESDFSNKMNQLLLTALQKQRQQRMMDDFGGYYDERMYWRQNDEIRDADKEASAPCSLAPVAHLGAHQQESWQHSSFGSQHQHHDNQNLLEMEVRVRGEMSQIHQEIYQLRKLVESCIASQVKMQHSIKEEVCSALREAGLMRSQPDTAAAKRGNCCICHRMQVDSLLYRCGHVCTCFDCADQLKSSGMSCPICQSPIDDVVLARLNF; encoded by the exons atggcctcttcggtGGCCGCCATGCCACACGAGTCCGCCTCATGGAGGGACCCCTCCCGCCCCACCCCGTCCAGAGGCTTCTTCAACATCCTCATCCCCTCCCCCGAAGCCGCAgcggcctcctcctcctccgccagCGAGCCCACGCCCAGGCGCCGCCGCCAAATCCTCGACCGCTGGgcgaccgccgccgccgccgtcacgGCCAGCGCCCCGCCGGCCCCCGCCGACCAGCGCCGCCGCGCCAGGGACGCCGAGCTGTCCGAGCTCGCTTCCGCCACGCGCCCCGTCGCCGCGCGCGCCGCCGTCTTCCGGGAGCCGTCCCCGGCGCCCTCCGACGCCTCCTCCACGGCCGCGCCCGCggctccggcggcggcggcggcggccaccgccgccgccgttgCCACGCCCTCCGAGCTCCCGCCCGCGGGGCCCCGGGCCTCGTCGCTCATCCAGCGCTGGCGCGCGATCGAGGCCGTCGGGCCCGCCACGCCGCGCCCCGGTAGCGCCGCCGACCCCGCCACGCCGCGCCCCGGCAGCGCCGCCGACCCGGCCTCCGCCTCCGACTCCGACACCGGCTCGCCGCGCGGCCGCGTCGGCTGCATCGTCAAGAAGCTCAGCGGGGCGTCGTCGCTGCCCGAGGATGAGCTCGACGACGCCGCCAAGTCCGAGCTCTCGCTCTCGCAGTCCGCGCCCCCGTCGCCCGCGCCCACGCGCGACGCCTCGCAGTACCCGCCGTACGCGTCGGGCGCGATCAACTGCCCCCGCCCGCCGCAGCTCGTCGTCCGGACGGTGCGCGGCCGCCGCGCCATGGAGGAGCTCGTCGCCGCCATCGCGCACCGGCGGAGGCGCGAGGTCGCCGCGCTCGCCGAGAGGCACGCCGTGTCCCGCTTCGCGCACAAGGGCAGGATCCAG tccatgcttcGTCTGAGATTGTTACGCCAGAGAGGTACAGTTGAGGATGAACCGTGGAGTCTACTAAAGCCGGTTAGGCCACACCAACAAAAACATGTGGGCAAGTTGAG GTACGATAGCAGGGACACAGACTTACAAAAAGCAAACAATTCCTGTCAACAAAATAATAG CAAGTGCATGCCTGACGAACAACTTTATAACGATAGAGTTCCAGCTGAGGAAAAATCAAATGATATATCCGCTGAAGGCCTTGTTGATGGTTCAGGAAATCTACAGTGTGATGAGCAGATGAAAGCAAAGGGGGATACATGTCAGAAAGATTGTGAAAACTTTTGTGTTCATAGTCAACACTATTCTGAAGCATCAAGCTTTGCAAGGTATGGTGAGCATAGTACTATCGATGAGAATCAGTTTGTGGAAGATATCTCCCCAAGCACTACAAGCACGTTGCATGAACTAGAAACTCCATCGTCCAGAGGAGATAATCTTCGCGAAGAAGACAACCAAAGCATAAACGGTTCCTGGGAAGAGAGAGGGTTATGGATAAGCAGCCTAGGTTGGCCTGCACCAATTGATACTATGAGTCCGGATAGCTGGCATCAGGAAACAATGGGTGATATTGAGAATCATAATAATCCAATTCAATTCAATGACCGCCCCTGGATAGAGTCCCCTAACTCGTGGAGATCACTATGTGTTGTCACGCAATCAGACTGTCATGCTCTGTCACACAATGCTGACATTTGCAACCTTCTTGAGAG AAAAAAGGTCTCAAAGTCTCTTGAGAGTGACTTCAGCAATAAAATGAACCAGCTGTTGCTAACAGCTCTGCAAAAACAAAGGCAACAACGGATGATGGATGACTTTGGAGGATACTATGATGAACGCATGTACTGGAGACAAAATGATGAAATTCGTGATGCTGATAAGGAGGCATCTGCTCCATGTTCATTAGCCCCTGTCGCACATCTTGGAGCTCATCAGCAAGAGAGTTGGCAGCATTCTTCATTTGGAAGTCAACATCAACACCACGATAACCAAAATTTACTT GAAATGGAAGTCAGGGTAAGGGGTGAAATGTCCCAGATTCATCAGGAAATATATCAACTGCGGAAGTTGGTGGAAAGTTGCATTGCATCCCAAGTAAAGATGCAGCACTCCATTAAAGAAGAGGTGTGCAGTGCACTTCGTGAGGCAG GCTTGATGCGAAGCCAACCCGACACAGCAGCAGCAAAAAGGGGTAACTGCTGCATCTGCCATCGAATGCAAGTTGACTCTCTACTTTACAG GTGTGGGCATGTGTGCACCTGTTTTGACTGCGCCGATCAGCTGAAATCGAGCGGCATGAGCTGCCCAATCTGTCAATCTCCTATTGATGATGTTGTTCTGGCGCGGTTGAATTTTTGA
- the LOC103633187 gene encoding peroxidase 7 codes for MRTPRGVSSSFLALYGFLLLVAVSVAATGYAASPGESSNGYGAAAGSNGGGQEGSYTVPPYQKSVDGLDERYYERSCPKMEEIVGTAVMKAVKADETLAASIIRLFFHDFAVGGVDGSVLVDVPGQSEKYAEASRTLRGFELIEGIKKEVEAKCRATVSCADILTAAARDAAFSAGAPYWSLKYGRRDRKDYSSAEAADRDVPMGGQRVTELVAFFDTKGLNIQDLVALSGAHTIGRATCGSVRPGLCKRRKARTLDRQYGDFLQRKCRAGGDAAEAYVELDGETPTAFDNQYYKNLLHGKGLLDTDQALLADSRTAGFVKSFAYQKPQEFAHQFAKSMRRLGEAQVLTGNEGEVRRKCSAVNY; via the exons ATGAGGACGCCGCGGGGTGTCTCGTCGTCGTTCCTTGCCCTCTACGGGTTCCTTCTCCTCGTCGCCGTCTCGGTGGCCGCGACCGGCTACGCCGCTTCGCCGGGGGAGAGTTCCAACGGTTACGGCGCTGCAGCCGGTTCGAACGGCGGCGGCCAGGAGGGAAGCTACACGGTGCCGCCGTACCAGAAGTCCGTGGACGGCCTCGACGAGCGGTACTACGAGAGGTCGTGCCCGAAAATGGAGGAGATCGTCGGGACGGCCGTGATGAAGGCCGTGAAAGCCGACGAGACCCTCGCCGCCAGCATCATCCGCCTCTTCTTCCACGACTTCGCCGTCGGG GGCGTGGACGGGTCGGTCCTGGTAGACGTGCCCGGGCAGAGCGAGAAGTACGCGGAGGCGAGCAGGACGCTGCGCGGGTTCGAGCTGATCGAGGGGATCAAGAAGGAGGTGGAGGCCAAGTGCCGCGCCACCGTCTCCTGCGCCGACATCCTCACCGCCGCCGCTCGCGACGCCGCCTTCTCGGCCGGGGCGCCCTACTGGTCGCTCAAGTACGGGCGCAGGGACAGGAAGGACTACTCCAGCGCCGAGGCGGCCGACCGCGACGTCCCCATGGGCGGCCAGCGCGTCACCGAGCTCGTCGCCTTCTTCGATACGAAGGGTCTCAACATCCAAGACCTCGTCGCGCTTTCCG GAGCTCACACGATCGGGCGCGCGACGTGCGGATCCGTGAGGCCGGGGCTGTGCAAGCGCCGGAAGGCACGCACGCTGGACCGGCAGTACGGCGACTTCCTGCAGCGCAAGTGCCGCGCCGGCGGCGACGCGGCGGAGGCGTACGTGGAGCTGGACGGCGAGACGCCCACGGCGTTCGACAACCAGTACTACAAGAACCTGCTGCACGGGAAGGGGCTGCTGGACACGGACCAGGCGCTGCTGGCGGACTCCCGGACGGCCGGGTTCGTCAAGTCGTTCGCGTACCAGAAGCCCCAGGAGTTCGCCCACCAGTTCGCCAAGTCCATGCGCCGCCTCGGCGAGGCGCAGGTGCTCACCGGGAACGAGGGCGAGGTCCGCCGCAAGTGCTCGGCCGTCAACTACTAA
- the LOC100216985 gene encoding putative DUF231 domain containing family protein: MAPPARSPTAGPRRRALVVLALALLLLLPLLLLLHLISSPSPRHLPAPRTPSQSQACDYSAGEWVRDPFAGSSLRYDHTCKEIFKGWNCIANGKGNARDLLSWRWTPAGPGCELPRLDPRRFLERHRDTSIGFVGDSLNRNMFASLVCMLRGVNGEVRKWRPAGADRGFTFLRYNLTVAYHRTNLLVRYGRWSRNPNGGPLESLGYKQGYRVDVDIPDQTWVEACSFHDVLIFNTGHWWWAPSKFDPIRSPMLFFEKGRPIVPPLLPPAGLDLALQNMISFANKATRPNTVKFFRTQSPRHFEGGDWNEGGSCQCNQPLSSKEVEEIFSLDNNSTNVEARLVNQHLVKALQQTSFRVLDITRMSEFRADAHPSTTGGKKHDDCMHWCLPGPTDTWNDLLALSLEALES, encoded by the exons atggCACCGCCGGCGAGGAGCCCGACAGCGGGGCCTCGGCGGCGCGCCCTCGTCGTCCTCGCCCTCGCCCTCCTCCTGcttctgcccctgctgctgctccTCCACCTCATCTCCTCGCCTTCGCCTCGACACCTCCCCGCGCCCCGCACGCCCTCCCAGTCTCAGGCCTGCGACTACTCCGCCGGCGAGTGGGTGCGCGACCCCTTCGCGGGCTCCTCGCTCCGCTACGACCATACCTGCAAGGAGATCTTCAAGGGATGGAACTGCATCGCCAATGGCAAGGGTAACGCCCGCGACTTGCTCAGCTGGCGGTGGACGCCCGCGGGGCCCGGGTGCGAGCTCCCCCGCCTCGACCCGCGCCGGTTCCTGGAGCGCCACAGGGACACCAGTATCG GATTTGTGGGTGATTCGTTGAACCGCAACATGTTTGCCTCATTAGTCTGCATGCTCAGGGGAGTCAATGGTGAGGTTCGCAAATGGCGTCCTGCTGGGGCAGACCGTGGCTTCACCTTCCTACGCTATAACCTCACTGTGGCATACCACAGAACAAATCTCTTGGTACGCTACGGTAG GTGGTCAAGGAATCCAAATGGAGGCCCTCTAGAATCTCTTGGATATAAGCAAGGTTACAGAGTTGATGTGGATATTCCTGACCAAACATGGGTAGAGGCATGTAGCTTCCATGATGTTCTTATTTTCAACACTGGGCATTG GTGGTGGGCACCCTCAAAATTTGATCCAATACGGTCACCAATGCTGTTCTTTGAGAAGGGGAGGCCAATTGTACCTCCTTTACTGCCACCGGCTGGACTGGATCTGGCTCTTCAAAACATG ATATCCTTCGCGAACAAAGCAACAAGACCAAACACAGTGAAATTCTTCCGCACTCAATCTCCTAGACATTTCGAAGGTGGTGACTGGAATGAAGGTGGATCTTGCCAATGTAATCAGCCCTTGTCGTCAAAAGAG GTGGAAGAAATTTTCTCTTTGGACAATAACAGCACTAATGTAGAAGCACGCTTGGTAAACCAACACTTGGTGAAGGCTCTTCAACAGACTAGTTTCAGAGTTCTGGACATCACTCGCATGAGTGAATTCAGAGCTGATGCCCACCCTTCAACAACTGGCGGGAAAAAACACGATGATTGCATGCATTGGTGTTTGCCAGGACCAACGGATACATGGAACGATTTGCTAGCTTTGAGTCTCGAGGCACTTGAGAGCTAG